The following coding sequences lie in one Candidatus Nitrospira allomarina genomic window:
- a CDS encoding SGNH/GDSL hydrolase family protein, with protein sequence MPKRLKGTLFYAGYLLLVTLPLLEVGVRIWGYSEHHIHDPIYTSFEPSEDISYIHKPNLMQARARGRVFINTDSLGLRSKVPGMVYGTKQPQEYRIAIVGDSVTFGEGVPKTEETFTEVLELMLNQHQNLWTVKVFNFGVSAYSVKEMAAMLKHRIVNIQPDLVVMAIIPPDLNLDRTPTIDSAGYLVGQKIASLLDSPVGEALRGIRLLYVLRDIGSRWVSPPQYLDPLLSRGEIPHSYRYIQQFNETANQYDLSSLIALLPRMEENAWGPLPDRLIHDGIRYLDLSYLGKEFTTEEYMASRFDRHPSPAVHRRIGEALALYVEHQPEYSQ encoded by the coding sequence ATGCCAAAACGATTGAAAGGAACTCTTTTTTATGCTGGGTATCTGCTTCTCGTAACCTTACCCCTCTTGGAAGTTGGGGTTAGGATCTGGGGATATTCGGAGCATCATATTCATGATCCGATCTATACCTCATTTGAACCGAGCGAGGACATTTCCTACATACATAAACCTAATCTTATGCAGGCCAGAGCTCGAGGTCGTGTTTTCATTAACACGGATAGCCTGGGATTGCGTTCGAAAGTCCCCGGAATGGTCTATGGCACCAAACAACCCCAGGAATATCGTATTGCAATCGTGGGTGATTCCGTCACATTTGGGGAGGGTGTTCCCAAAACTGAGGAAACGTTCACCGAAGTTCTGGAACTTATGCTGAATCAACACCAGAATCTCTGGACCGTGAAAGTGTTTAATTTCGGTGTATCGGCGTATAGCGTCAAAGAGATGGCCGCCATGCTAAAACACCGTATAGTGAATATACAGCCGGACCTGGTTGTTATGGCTATCATTCCGCCTGATCTGAATCTCGACCGGACTCCCACCATTGACTCGGCTGGTTATCTGGTTGGTCAAAAAATCGCAAGTCTTCTTGATTCTCCGGTTGGAGAGGCCTTAAGAGGAATCCGCCTTCTGTATGTGCTCCGGGATATAGGGTCACGGTGGGTTTCTCCACCTCAATACCTTGACCCACTGCTTTCACGCGGGGAGATTCCCCACTCCTACCGTTACATTCAACAATTCAACGAGACAGCAAATCAATATGATCTTTCCTCATTGATTGCGCTTCTTCCACGAATGGAGGAAAACGCCTGGGGTCCTCTTCCTGACAGACTGATACATGACGGTATCAGGTATCTTGATTTATCCTACCTCGGTAAAGAATTTACCACTGAAGAATATATGGCAAGTCGATTTGACCGGCATCCCTCTCCTGCGGTTCATCGTCGAATCGGGGAAGCATTAGCCCTGTATGTGGAACATCAACCAGAGTATTCCCAGTGA
- a CDS encoding UbiA prenyltransferase family protein, with amino-acid sequence MLSTQPSNFFRVLWPYVQIARIDHWFKNVFMILGIVLALFYEPELFAWASLPPLLLAVVATCLVASSNYVVNELLDAPYDRLHPVKKDRPVPSGKVKPNWAWLEWFLLGTSGIVLAFSLNAYFGTTALVFLLSGLIYNIPPIRTKELPYLDVLSEALNNPIRLLLGWFALVTNSIPPLSLVLAYWMVGAFFMATKRFAEYRRIGDPIRARGYRKSFGYYTENRLLLSMFFYAMACSFVSGIFLVRYHMELILFVPIGAGFLTYYLKVGLLEDSPVQNPEKLYKEGGFVLYVGLSTMLFLLLMFSEIPFLYELFNVNPALIPPLWTIGEK; translated from the coding sequence ATGTTATCCACTCAACCATCTAATTTTTTTCGGGTACTCTGGCCTTATGTCCAGATCGCCAGGATCGACCACTGGTTTAAAAATGTCTTTATGATTCTGGGCATCGTGCTGGCCCTGTTTTATGAGCCGGAACTCTTTGCCTGGGCTAGTCTTCCCCCATTGCTTCTGGCTGTTGTAGCTACCTGTTTGGTTGCCTCAAGCAATTATGTGGTAAACGAGCTTCTTGATGCCCCTTATGACCGTCTCCATCCAGTGAAAAAAGACCGTCCCGTTCCTTCCGGGAAGGTCAAACCTAATTGGGCCTGGCTGGAATGGTTTTTATTGGGGACTTCAGGGATCGTTCTTGCTTTTTCCCTAAATGCGTATTTTGGAACCACAGCCCTCGTTTTTTTGTTGAGCGGCCTAATTTACAATATTCCGCCGATACGGACGAAAGAACTACCTTATTTAGATGTACTTTCTGAGGCACTGAATAATCCGATTCGGTTGTTGCTTGGGTGGTTTGCACTTGTAACCAACAGCATCCCTCCACTATCCCTGGTATTGGCATACTGGATGGTCGGCGCATTTTTCATGGCCACTAAGCGATTTGCCGAGTATCGACGTATAGGTGACCCGATACGTGCACGGGGGTATCGTAAATCGTTCGGGTATTACACAGAAAACCGTCTATTGCTCAGTATGTTCTTCTATGCGATGGCCTGTTCTTTTGTGTCTGGAATATTTCTTGTCCGATATCATATGGAATTAATTCTTTTTGTCCCCATAGGTGCCGGGTTTTTGACGTATTATCTTAAAGTTGGTTTGTTGGAGGATAGTCCCGTTCAAAATCCCGAAAAATTATACAAGGAAGGCGGCTTTGTTCTTTATGTTGGATTGAGCACGATGCTCTTTCTCCTGCTTATGTTTTCTGAGATCCCGTTTTTGTATGAGTTGTTTAATGTTAATCCGGCTCTCATTCCACCTCTTTGGACTATTGGTGAAAAGTAA
- a CDS encoding glycosyltransferase family 4 protein, which produces MKKIKILYAYLGFYRDAGGEHSPLGLAEELDRERFSFEMVTLMPTTSTIGVAVQATGCTIHELGLGIPRITEPIHIIKVIKAFYQTFRRIQPDIVQTQSGFCNVWARLAAKLAGVPVIIMTVNFDEPQPRWILRPLINAMHHWLATSTKAYVCIAEHLMKEQLQPYEWGRAEIIDQFFDLNRFLAGRTKLPKIRALTDPAHPLLGIVGRLEFEKGHRVAIAAMRNIVDVVPGARLQIVGAGSLERELRKQVVALGLSDHVEFSGHRTQICEIMSHMDLLMIPSYNEAFGLVVLESIAAGVPLLGSRSGAFPKILDNGKYGTLVDPSNPEALAEAAIDMIGNPAPALVKVKEARAAVLKRYTKEESARRHARLYMRLAENS; this is translated from the coding sequence ATGAAAAAAATAAAGATACTGTATGCCTATCTTGGTTTTTACCGCGATGCCGGTGGGGAACATTCTCCGTTGGGCCTTGCCGAGGAACTTGATCGCGAGCGCTTCAGTTTCGAGATGGTGACTTTGATGCCGACCACCTCTACAATCGGCGTTGCGGTACAGGCAACCGGTTGCACCATCCATGAACTCGGACTGGGCATTCCCCGCATCACGGAACCAATCCACATCATCAAGGTTATCAAGGCCTTTTATCAGACGTTCCGCAGAATTCAACCGGACATTGTTCAAACACAATCAGGCTTTTGCAACGTCTGGGCTCGCCTGGCAGCCAAACTGGCGGGTGTGCCCGTCATTATCATGACGGTTAATTTTGATGAACCACAACCGAGATGGATTCTGCGGCCGCTGATAAATGCCATGCACCACTGGTTGGCGACGAGCACCAAAGCCTACGTCTGTATCGCCGAACATTTGATGAAGGAACAGTTGCAGCCCTACGAATGGGGTCGTGCCGAAATTATTGACCAATTTTTCGATCTAAACCGCTTTCTGGCGGGCCGCACCAAATTGCCGAAAATCCGAGCCCTAACCGATCCTGCCCATCCATTACTCGGCATTGTCGGACGGCTCGAATTCGAAAAAGGGCATAGGGTGGCAATCGCGGCCATGCGGAATATCGTCGATGTGGTACCCGGCGCTCGCCTCCAGATCGTCGGTGCCGGCAGCTTGGAAAGGGAACTCAGAAAACAAGTCGTGGCATTAGGACTCTCCGACCACGTCGAATTCTCTGGTCACCGGACTCAGATTTGCGAGATCATGTCCCATATGGACCTGTTGATGATCCCTTCATACAATGAGGCGTTTGGTTTAGTGGTGTTAGAGTCGATTGCGGCGGGGGTACCCTTATTGGGAAGTCGCAGCGGTGCATTCCCAAAAATTCTTGACAACGGAAAATATGGTACATTGGTGGACCCATCCAATCCTGAAGCCTTGGCAGAAGCTGCCATCGATATGATCGGTAACCCGGCCCCAGCATTGGTCAAGGTGAAGGAGGCTCGAGCTGCAGTGCTCAAGCGATATACCAAAGAGGAAAGCGCCCGCCGACACGCTCGTCTTTATATGCGTTTAGCCGAAAATTCTTAA
- a CDS encoding lipopolysaccharide biosynthesis protein codes for MSPLSSQPGRHLVDGTVRVFLAGLLFPLTGLITAGFLTRRLGTDGYGLLVLSATLFGWVELGINSFFARPAIKFIGEAKNWLPVGSTLIRLQFVAGVGGGVLLGLLSFPLAWLLDEPLLAPYLALYSLHIPISSLTQAHQSILVGIGSFRQKAVTNAYRWIARLLLILFLVEMGLSVSGAILGSLGAALVELTITRRYVCPPFFGKIVIPIRPFYDFGILLCVSSILFLIFSSMGLVMLKILGGTLEQAGVYGAAQNLSIIPGLFGASFSPLLLSTVSRLLFEGKTDQAKSMGFGAMRMVVGLFPFGALIAGAAPEIVTLVFGQSFELAGPILGVLIMGAIAFVMVSIAVVIATASGAPLFTLYLSIPLVFLVVIGNLVMIPGFGALGAAMVTALCQGIGALASVFAIYRLWAIFPPIGTLWRSAVISVLAYTLAVMWPTAGLLLVIKIGSIGGVIILAYLVLREFSYDEIALARSFVTRRAVPIEQQKER; via the coding sequence GTGAGTCCCTTGTCGTCCCAACCAGGCCGTCATCTTGTTGATGGGACAGTCCGAGTCTTTCTCGCCGGGCTCCTGTTTCCCCTTACGGGCCTCATTACCGCCGGGTTCCTCACCCGACGACTCGGAACCGATGGCTATGGCTTATTGGTCCTCTCTGCGACGTTGTTTGGATGGGTGGAGCTCGGGATCAACTCATTTTTTGCACGTCCGGCGATTAAGTTTATTGGGGAAGCCAAAAACTGGCTTCCAGTTGGTAGCACCCTCATCCGGTTGCAATTCGTAGCAGGGGTTGGCGGAGGGGTGTTACTAGGACTGCTCTCATTTCCTCTTGCCTGGCTCCTCGACGAACCGTTGCTTGCGCCATATCTCGCCCTCTATTCCCTCCACATCCCAATCAGTAGCCTGACTCAAGCCCACCAGAGCATCCTTGTGGGAATTGGTAGTTTCCGGCAGAAAGCCGTGACTAATGCCTACCGTTGGATTGCCAGGCTGCTGTTGATTCTGTTCTTGGTTGAAATGGGCCTGTCTGTTTCTGGCGCTATACTTGGAAGCCTTGGGGCGGCCCTGGTCGAACTCACTATCACCCGTCGTTATGTTTGCCCTCCCTTCTTTGGCAAAATTGTCATCCCCATCCGCCCATTTTATGACTTCGGTATCCTTCTGTGTGTCTCATCCATATTGTTCCTTATTTTCTCCAGCATGGGTTTGGTTATGCTGAAAATCCTTGGCGGAACCCTGGAGCAGGCAGGAGTCTATGGTGCGGCCCAGAATTTGTCGATCATTCCCGGTCTGTTTGGGGCATCTTTTTCCCCGCTGTTGCTCTCGACGGTGAGCCGTCTCCTATTTGAAGGAAAAACTGATCAGGCAAAAAGCATGGGATTTGGTGCGATGAGAATGGTTGTGGGTTTATTTCCGTTTGGAGCTCTCATTGCGGGCGCTGCTCCTGAGATTGTCACATTGGTGTTTGGTCAGTCTTTCGAGCTTGCTGGTCCAATCCTGGGGGTGTTGATTATGGGAGCCATCGCGTTTGTGATGGTCTCAATAGCCGTGGTCATTGCGACGGCTTCAGGTGCTCCACTATTCACCTTATATTTAAGTATCCCGCTGGTCTTCCTGGTGGTGATCGGGAACTTGGTGATGATTCCCGGATTCGGTGCCCTTGGCGCCGCTATGGTGACTGCCTTGTGTCAGGGAATTGGTGCCTTGGCTTCCGTTTTTGCGATCTATCGGCTTTGGGCTATTTTCCCGCCAATTGGGACCTTGTGGCGTAGTGCCGTCATCAGTGTATTGGCCTATACCCTGGCAGTGATGTGGCCAACTGCTGGTCTTTTGCTTGTGATTAAAATCGGGTCTATCGGAGGGGTGATTATTCTGGCATATCTGGTCTTGCGGGAATTCAGTTACGACGAAATTGCACTCGCACGTTCGTTTGTCACACGAAGAGCAGTGCCTATCGAACAACAGAAGGAAAGATAA
- a CDS encoding glycosyltransferase produces the protein MLDNERSGTGHNSEPVVSVLIVADHDTDRHAELADLRSCLQALATQEVDEPVEFLLVETEERARKIPADLLAELPSLKVIGVPKDATYEQKNAGAQAAQGKIIALLDADCIPVPGWLKSLITTFRSHPQYVAVSGRTMYEGKTATERCLSVLSRGFLDPGKEGPTRFISNNNSGFLRKVYERFPLPENEGPYAAQLQSAAIMRDGGRFLFQPAMTVIHDFEGWSMERDIRCHIGWATIRIRQLDPGLRYSWLLRLGQASIPIFFIGRVIESLGTCFRVGQQYGLRLTDYPVALVLTFWIHFLEINGMLLAFRHQRVDKTKYR, from the coding sequence ATGCTTGATAATGAACGCTCTGGAACTGGCCACAATTCCGAGCCGGTGGTTAGTGTGCTGATTGTGGCCGACCATGACACAGATCGCCATGCAGAACTTGCCGATCTCCGCAGTTGCCTTCAAGCACTCGCCACACAGGAAGTGGACGAACCCGTTGAGTTTTTACTCGTTGAAACGGAAGAGCGTGCACGGAAAATTCCAGCCGACTTGTTGGCCGAGTTACCCAGCTTAAAGGTGATCGGAGTGCCCAAAGATGCTACCTACGAGCAAAAGAACGCTGGCGCTCAGGCAGCTCAGGGTAAAATCATAGCTCTCTTGGATGCAGACTGCATTCCGGTTCCCGGGTGGCTCAAGTCACTGATCACCACATTTCGGTCTCACCCCCAATATGTTGCAGTGAGCGGCCGCACCATGTATGAGGGCAAAACCGCCACCGAACGATGCCTCTCAGTCTTATCCCGCGGCTTTCTCGACCCAGGGAAAGAAGGCCCGACCCGCTTCATTTCCAATAACAACTCCGGTTTTCTCCGAAAGGTTTACGAACGGTTCCCCCTCCCGGAAAATGAAGGACCTTACGCAGCACAGCTACAATCTGCTGCCATCATGCGGGACGGCGGCCGTTTTCTCTTTCAGCCAGCCATGACCGTGATACACGACTTCGAGGGCTGGTCAATGGAGCGCGATATTCGTTGCCATATCGGATGGGCCACTATCCGTATCCGTCAGCTCGATCCCGGGTTGCGATACAGTTGGCTCCTACGGCTCGGACAGGCTTCAATTCCTATATTTTTCATAGGCAGAGTAATTGAGAGCTTGGGGACATGTTTTCGAGTTGGCCAACAATACGGTCTGCGACTGACAGACTATCCAGTCGCACTGGTCCTCACGTTTTGGATACATTTCCTCGAAATCAACGGTATGCTCTTAGCATTCCGGCACCAGCGAGTAGACAAAACGAAATATCGCTGA
- a CDS encoding alkaline phosphatase family protein: MIAAISLEAPSLPLIQQLIADNRMPNLAALQREGEVVNLDPPFLDGAVYATLYTGQHLSEHGIYSLFTWSAPEQRLRLSHELLSDETLFRRLDRAGKRVLAIDPPEHPMQELANGNVVCGCQFRSRVHLAKWSHPPSLGKELLKHLGKTPRGEETFGQPAQHHLLHLRKILLQAPSRLASGVERLMEERAPDVLWLHMAAIHLAGHQLWDPASVDVIGQSPTGTALLENSLIDVYLAADAALGRIIKILPDNADLLVFWAKGMGPETCRSDLLPEMLERILTPPSSVRASSGNDILTKLRAIVPTSFRSKVADALPDSLSLQLTARLGTIGKDWKVVRAFSLPSDGPGLVRLNIRGRERNGIVMESEAKVLCDVIAEGLRTFSDIDGKECIVGIERPEDHLPPGEKLDRLPDLVIRWTGEQSTNLRGVTSPIYGTVLRGGAGSGRSGNHIPGAGAIIVPRSGAYQAINGRNPHLVDLSATVCAAAGVPHKDLPGQSFLVYR; encoded by the coding sequence ATGATTGCGGCCATCTCTTTAGAGGCCCCTTCGCTGCCCCTTATCCAGCAGTTAATCGCTGACAACCGAATGCCAAATCTCGCGGCTCTTCAACGAGAAGGCGAGGTCGTCAACCTCGACCCCCCATTTCTTGATGGAGCAGTTTACGCCACCCTCTATACCGGGCAGCATCTCTCGGAGCACGGAATTTATTCCTTGTTTACCTGGTCTGCTCCCGAGCAAAGGCTTCGACTGTCTCACGAACTCCTATCAGATGAGACTCTGTTCCGACGTCTGGACCGAGCAGGTAAACGAGTCCTTGCCATCGATCCACCCGAACACCCCATGCAAGAGCTGGCCAACGGTAATGTGGTGTGTGGATGTCAGTTTCGATCACGCGTCCACTTGGCCAAATGGTCGCATCCTCCGAGCTTGGGCAAGGAACTTTTAAAACATCTTGGCAAGACTCCGAGAGGTGAGGAGACCTTTGGTCAACCTGCGCAGCACCATCTCCTCCACCTACGGAAAATTCTTCTGCAGGCGCCTAGCCGCCTAGCCAGCGGGGTTGAACGATTGATGGAGGAGAGGGCTCCCGATGTCCTCTGGTTGCACATGGCTGCGATCCACCTTGCGGGTCACCAGCTTTGGGATCCAGCGTCCGTCGACGTCATCGGGCAATCCCCAACCGGAACGGCTCTGTTGGAGAACTCCTTAATTGACGTATATCTAGCAGCCGACGCAGCACTCGGTCGAATAATAAAAATTCTGCCTGACAATGCAGATCTCCTTGTGTTCTGGGCTAAGGGAATGGGTCCGGAGACTTGTCGGTCCGATCTTCTTCCCGAAATGTTGGAACGGATTCTGACCCCTCCCTCCTCGGTCCGCGCATCATCAGGAAATGACATTTTGACGAAGCTGCGTGCGATTGTACCCACCTCGTTTCGTTCTAAAGTCGCAGATGCCTTACCGGACTCACTTTCGCTCCAACTCACGGCTCGACTGGGAACGATTGGGAAGGACTGGAAAGTGGTACGGGCCTTTTCGCTCCCTTCAGACGGCCCTGGATTGGTTCGGCTCAACATCCGCGGGCGTGAGCGGAATGGGATTGTCATGGAATCCGAAGCAAAAGTGCTCTGCGACGTGATCGCCGAGGGCCTCCGAACCTTTAGCGACATCGATGGGAAAGAGTGCATCGTGGGCATTGAACGACCCGAAGACCATTTACCTCCCGGGGAGAAACTAGACAGGCTTCCCGACCTGGTAATCCGATGGACTGGCGAACAATCTACGAACCTGCGCGGCGTGACTTCCCCGATATACGGCACAGTCTTGCGCGGAGGTGCGGGGTCAGGACGGTCGGGAAACCACATACCGGGCGCCGGCGCGATCATCGTCCCACGATCGGGAGCGTATCAGGCGATCAATGGCCGAAACCCTCATCTGGTTGATCTGAGTGCGACAGTCTGTGCAGCAGCGGGCGTGCCCCACAAAGACCTTCCCGGCCAGTCATTTCTCGTATATCGATGA
- a CDS encoding glycosyltransferase, whose protein sequence is MAKLFIASLVDPASHPGGAGTYTRGLLAALGSSHVVNLAAPLHPPPGPWYRSRQVLSLAQSYISELPALTLFTRQPEFKLRIRKIARSQHFDAVLINGGDMLWAVNELPPEIPTVLIAHNLEHQVLTQKLANYPFLSHVLKREIIKQRRYEIEGFRRSRGVIFLSAAEMAWGCNQVTGLRTLHVPPMFTNPPIARHPKPNGHLRLGFLADFAWWPNRQSWKWLMDKILPKVGRPITVHVFGRQSDQIPTRGRVISHGFVQNLREVWEQVDIMICPIHEGAGVNIKVAESLYNQMPVLATTLAVRGLECPSGPGLTIMDSAEEWVAFLSSSQADLLAAEVPSEELSRQFSPDRHREKLENFIKEVIRVTPM, encoded by the coding sequence ATGGCCAAGCTTTTCATTGCTTCGCTGGTTGACCCGGCTTCGCACCCGGGTGGTGCAGGAACCTACACTCGCGGACTCCTTGCCGCGCTGGGGAGTAGCCACGTAGTCAATTTGGCAGCTCCTCTTCACCCCCCCCCAGGCCCATGGTATCGGTCGCGCCAAGTATTGTCGTTGGCTCAATCCTACATTTCTGAACTTCCAGCATTGACATTGTTTACCCGTCAGCCCGAGTTTAAGCTGAGAATTCGCAAAATTGCGCGGTCCCAGCATTTCGATGCGGTGTTGATCAACGGCGGTGACATGTTATGGGCCGTCAATGAGTTACCGCCTGAAATCCCCACAGTGCTCATCGCGCATAATCTGGAGCACCAGGTGCTGACTCAAAAACTGGCCAACTACCCATTCCTTTCACATGTCCTCAAACGAGAAATTATCAAGCAACGTCGATATGAGATCGAGGGGTTCCGTCGCTCCCGAGGGGTTATATTTCTTTCTGCGGCTGAAATGGCTTGGGGTTGTAACCAGGTCACAGGACTGCGAACTCTTCATGTTCCGCCGATGTTTACCAATCCTCCTATAGCCCGTCACCCGAAGCCCAACGGCCATCTACGACTTGGATTCCTTGCCGATTTCGCATGGTGGCCCAATCGCCAAAGTTGGAAGTGGCTCATGGATAAGATTCTTCCCAAGGTGGGCCGCCCAATCACGGTTCACGTTTTTGGACGACAGAGTGACCAGATACCCACTCGTGGCAGAGTTATTTCCCATGGCTTTGTCCAAAACCTAAGGGAGGTATGGGAACAGGTTGATATCATGATTTGCCCCATTCACGAAGGTGCCGGCGTGAACATCAAGGTTGCGGAGAGTCTATACAATCAAATGCCGGTTCTCGCGACCACCCTGGCGGTACGGGGCCTCGAATGCCCCTCCGGACCTGGCCTGACGATCATGGATAGTGCTGAGGAGTGGGTTGCCTTCTTAAGTTCATCGCAGGCTGATCTGCTCGCCGCCGAAGTCCCATCGGAGGAATTAAGCCGACAATTTTCTCCCGACCGCCATAGAGAAAAGCTGGAAAATTTCATTAAGGAGGTAATCCGAGTTACCCCGATGTAA
- a CDS encoding HAD family hydrolase translates to MKLVHPIRAVLLDIDGTLYHQQSLRGLMAFEVSTVPFTLGSIRKALRVWRILKCFREGREALRTMEDPSTPLVNLQYSLVAERVGVTPNEVEIVVSEWMFRRPLKYLRICRRRNMNEFFQLAADRGLRTGVFSDYPVREKLQRLGIHAPLEVELCATDPEINAFKPNPKGFLYACYLWNLDPREVLYVGDRYDVDACGAKAAGMPYVIFSRRPPRELDASAKTEYRLITNFRGLCDVIHSTI, encoded by the coding sequence GTGAAGCTGGTTCACCCGATTCGTGCTGTTTTGCTCGATATTGACGGAACCCTCTATCATCAGCAGTCTCTACGGGGTCTGATGGCCTTTGAGGTATCTACCGTTCCGTTTACATTAGGTTCTATTCGTAAGGCTCTGCGTGTCTGGCGAATTTTGAAATGTTTTCGGGAAGGACGTGAAGCGTTACGAACCATGGAAGATCCAAGTACCCCCTTGGTGAATTTGCAATATTCCCTTGTTGCCGAACGAGTCGGTGTGACCCCCAATGAGGTGGAAATAGTGGTGAGTGAATGGATGTTCCGTCGCCCCTTGAAATATCTCAGGATTTGTCGGCGTCGTAACATGAACGAATTTTTTCAATTAGCGGCTGATAGGGGCCTGCGAACCGGCGTGTTTTCTGATTACCCTGTAAGAGAAAAATTGCAAAGGCTAGGGATTCATGCTCCGCTAGAGGTGGAACTATGCGCCACGGATCCGGAAATTAATGCGTTTAAACCCAACCCCAAAGGGTTTCTCTATGCCTGTTACCTCTGGAATCTTGATCCTCGGGAGGTGTTGTATGTCGGTGATCGGTATGACGTCGATGCGTGTGGTGCCAAAGCCGCCGGAATGCCTTACGTGATATTTTCCCGCCGACCGCCTCGCGAGTTGGACGCGAGTGCAAAAACAGAATATCGTTTGATTACTAATTTTAGAGGTCTTTGCGATGTTATCCACTCAACCATCTAA
- a CDS encoding Ig-like domain-containing protein, with translation MFRPFVALMTVVLVTLLTLLLGYQTSWPFSILEPKESTVHQSGDQISVALDLEGLPGVTKVNYYWYGEFDDMLREFVEEKLALVASAKNNPPFGGKIPIPNEMMGTYRLLAVAEQGGRQSQHESLAIFDEILIQIEPAAELLEIDFQTDKPLKLGRASGTRVYEQVDFLGKTFELPVIGRFSDGISRSLRAQSTGTTYQSANEKIISVNPNGVVRLVGNGETTLTVKNRNQEATLGILVEVNDEPNQPPVSDPGKTQTVLSGTRVTLNGLRSYDPDGGSLQYHWEQVRGSKVPLLDPYSAQAKFLAPFVVEERLFRFTLRVTDIQGADSLPAFVDVLITP, from the coding sequence ATGTTCCGCCCTTTTGTCGCTCTGATGACGGTAGTCCTCGTAACCCTTCTCACCCTTTTGCTTGGATATCAAACGTCCTGGCCCTTTTCCATACTTGAACCGAAAGAATCCACAGTTCATCAGTCAGGTGATCAAATTTCGGTCGCCTTGGATTTAGAGGGTCTCCCCGGAGTCACCAAGGTGAACTACTATTGGTATGGTGAATTTGACGATATGCTGCGAGAATTTGTCGAAGAAAAACTAGCCCTTGTTGCCTCGGCCAAAAACAATCCTCCCTTTGGTGGAAAGATCCCGATACCCAATGAAATGATGGGCACCTATCGGCTTCTGGCTGTGGCCGAACAGGGTGGAAGACAATCCCAACATGAATCCTTGGCCATCTTCGATGAAATCCTGATTCAAATCGAGCCGGCCGCTGAACTCCTGGAAATTGACTTTCAAACGGACAAGCCCCTGAAATTGGGACGAGCCAGCGGAACTCGTGTATATGAACAAGTAGACTTTCTCGGAAAAACGTTTGAATTACCAGTGATTGGGCGATTCTCAGATGGAATCTCCCGTTCCCTTCGGGCACAAAGCACAGGAACCACCTATCAGTCTGCTAACGAAAAAATCATTTCGGTCAACCCCAATGGGGTGGTCCGGCTGGTGGGGAATGGGGAAACCACGCTCACCGTTAAAAACCGCAATCAAGAGGCCACCCTCGGCATTCTGGTTGAGGTTAACGATGAACCGAACCAGCCACCGGTTTCGGATCCGGGCAAAACGCAAACGGTCCTTTCGGGAACACGAGTCACCTTGAATGGCTTAAGGAGTTATGATCCCGACGGCGGCTCCCTCCAGTACCACTGGGAACAAGTACGAGGAAGTAAAGTCCCTTTGCTCGACCCGTATTCCGCACAAGCCAAATTTTTGGCCCCGTTTGTCGTCGAAGAACGCCTCTTCCGTTTCACGCTCCGAGTTACGGACATTCAAGGTGCCGACAGTCTACCTGCATTTGTCGACGTCCTCATTACGCCCTAG